From a region of the Zingiber officinale cultivar Zhangliang chromosome 10B, Zo_v1.1, whole genome shotgun sequence genome:
- the LOC122030041 gene encoding TM2 domain-containing protein DDB_G0277895-like, which yields MQGQYQMQPQPIGQYQPQSQPAAQYQSPSSQSSMAQYPAPPQWQTSAQPQQPLAVLPPPPPPETGRVHAMTREDAQRADGSVFRG from the exons atgcaggggcagtatcagatgcagcctcagcctataGGCCAGTACCAgcctcagtcccagccagctgcccagtatcagtcaccatcctcccAGTCTTCTATGGCGCAGTATCCTGCACCTCCTCAGTGGCAGACCTCTgctcagccgcagcagccgctggcagtgttacctcctcctcctccgccagagactggacgtgttcatgcgatgacccgagaggatgcgcagcgagccgacggatccgttttccgcg gttga